In the genome of Paenibacillus pabuli, one region contains:
- a CDS encoding ATP-binding protein, producing MRRLVIMTVGKTHSGKTTFAKELESVLQQAIVIDQDNHAEFINSHYRKLRPIEGPNTLKFSLTNAIVKYAIEESNFHIILSNSNLNKSGRTNVLRLFQDKGFASIIVYFDLPTDLLKERVIQTQRSKAIFRSASSFLEVLERQENLTEKQPSKDEANYLFDIKDSNNIINVIQHIKDISERTHPSP from the coding sequence ATGAGACGTCTGGTAATCATGACAGTTGGAAAAACGCATAGTGGAAAGACCACTTTCGCTAAAGAATTAGAATCTGTATTACAACAAGCCATTGTCATTGATCAAGATAATCATGCTGAATTTATTAATAGCCATTATAGGAAACTTCGCCCTATAGAGGGTCCTAACACTCTAAAGTTCTCTTTAACTAATGCGATTGTTAAGTATGCTATTGAGGAAAGCAATTTCCACATTATCTTGAGTAATTCTAATCTAAATAAATCTGGAAGAACAAATGTACTCCGACTCTTTCAGGATAAAGGATTTGCAAGCATTATAGTTTACTTTGATCTACCAACTGATTTACTGAAAGAACGTGTAATACAAACTCAAAGAAGTAAAGCTATATTTAGAAGTGCTTCGAGCTTTTTGGAAGTATTGGAGAGACAAGAAAATTTGACAGAAAAACAACCCAGTAAAGATGAAGCTAATTATCTATTTGACATTAAGGACTCCAATAATATTATAAATGTTATTCAACATATAAAAGATATTAGTGAACGGACACATCCATCTCCCTAA